In one window of Protaetiibacter larvae DNA:
- a CDS encoding Dabb family protein — protein sequence MIRHIVTWRLAAEDAAQRAADADGIKTRLEGLRGIVPAERIDVGIDLGETDGNWHVVLDSDFAGREELAAYQVHPAHLEVAAFVRSVTAARSAVDYLG from the coding sequence ATGATCCGGCACATCGTCACCTGGAGGCTCGCCGCCGAGGATGCGGCCCAGCGCGCGGCGGACGCCGACGGCATCAAGACGCGCCTCGAGGGGCTGCGCGGGATCGTGCCGGCCGAGCGCATCGACGTCGGCATCGACCTGGGGGAGACCGACGGCAACTGGCACGTCGTGCTCGACTCCGACTTCGCCGGGCGCGAGGAGCTCGCGGCCTACCAGGTGCATCCGGCGCACCTCGAGGTGGCGGCGTTCGTGCGTTCCGTGACCGCGGCGCGCTCGGCTGTCGACTATCTCGGCTGA
- a CDS encoding phosphotransferase family protein: MAIEFPDPDAIARVLVPLGELTRLDVLDGGTFASVWEAEFASGEIAIVKIAPPDDAPTLLRYEERMLRTEAALLRLAEERGWPYPRLLLLDASRELLPVDVLAMSRIPGERWDLVRETMPAAANERARRELGAVLGRVHAETGAEFGYPSSSTLRAGSWPELVMAVVDSLLADARRAKVSLPEGRIRDAFVEGRAALAEVTVPRLVHGDPWPGNVFVVPETGELRGVIDVERGLWGDPLFDVVAGDAMNVGEPDPRLLPADGFTDAERTRIELYRIWFTVLMTVEIVPRGFEGEWLVGYRAELGRNLETLLVR, translated from the coding sequence ATGGCCATCGAGTTCCCGGATCCGGACGCCATCGCGCGCGTGCTCGTGCCGCTCGGCGAGCTGACGCGTCTCGATGTGCTCGACGGCGGCACCTTCGCCTCGGTGTGGGAGGCGGAGTTCGCATCCGGCGAGATCGCGATCGTCAAGATCGCGCCGCCCGACGACGCCCCGACGCTGCTGCGCTACGAGGAGCGGATGCTGCGCACCGAGGCGGCGCTGCTGCGGCTCGCCGAGGAGCGCGGCTGGCCGTACCCGCGACTGTTGCTGCTCGACGCGAGCCGCGAGCTGCTGCCCGTCGACGTGCTCGCGATGAGCCGCATCCCCGGCGAGCGCTGGGATCTCGTGCGCGAGACGATGCCGGCGGCCGCGAACGAGCGCGCCCGGCGCGAGCTGGGTGCGGTGCTGGGGCGGGTGCACGCCGAGACCGGAGCCGAGTTCGGCTACCCCTCCTCATCGACGCTGCGCGCGGGCAGCTGGCCCGAGCTCGTGATGGCGGTCGTCGACAGCCTGCTCGCGGACGCGCGGCGCGCGAAGGTGTCGCTGCCCGAGGGGCGCATCCGGGACGCCTTCGTGGAGGGTCGCGCGGCGCTCGCCGAGGTGACGGTGCCGCGGCTCGTGCACGGCGACCCCTGGCCGGGGAACGTGTTCGTGGTGCCGGAGACGGGGGAGCTGCGGGGCGTCATCGACGTCGAGCGGGGGCTGTGGGGCGATCCGCTGTTCGACGTCGTCGCGGGGGATGCCATGAACGTGGGCGAGCCGGATCCGCGCCTGCTGCCGGCGGACGGGTTCACCGACGCCGAGCGCACCCGCATCGAGCTGTATCGGATCTGGTTCACCGTGCTCATGACGGTCGAGATCGTGCCGCGCGGCTTCGAGGGCGAGTGGCTCGTCGGCTACCGCGCCGAACTCGGCCGCAACCTGGAGACCCTGCTCGTCCGGTGA
- the resB gene encoding cytochrome c biogenesis protein ResB, translating into MASPPRSDRAARSTDPLRPSDHIDSAPADPAIAQPRLGVVGYLRFFWRQLTSMRTALVLLLLLALAAVPGSLVPQRSSDPNGVNQYRIDNPDAFEVLDKLGVFSTFSSPWFSAIYLLLFISLVGCIIPRTKHHLDALRARPPKTPARLARLVGFTERTSTADAEAAVEEARAVLRGAGYRVERYGDSISAERGYLRETGNLVFHTALVGVLLTVGLGSGFGYNGQRVIIQDTAFTNSLASYDSFIPGRFFTESALEPFSVRLDDFDGRYQLDPASLQYHPLDYTAHLSVRTPGTDWTAGELKVNAPLEVGGTKMYLLGNGYAPIVTVRNADGDVAFSGPVAFLPQDANLRSLGVIKVPDGLDAQLGMLAFFYPDPAPVGDGTYTSLSPYAGDSSLLTVTVYRGDLGLDEGGSVNAYALDTDDLTPLAGPKADVKALELTQGETVELPEGLGTIEFTGLKRFVSVDFHHDPTEGWVLLFALLILGGLLTSLFIPRRRMWIKAVPDGAGVRLEYAGLARGEDPTLAAAVAEIARRHAERLERRMNA; encoded by the coding sequence ATGGCTTCACCCCCGCGCTCTGACCGCGCGGCCCGGTCGACCGACCCGCTGCGCCCCTCGGACCACATCGACTCGGCACCGGCCGACCCCGCGATCGCCCAGCCCCGGCTCGGCGTCGTGGGCTACCTGCGCTTCTTCTGGCGTCAGCTCACGAGCATGCGCACCGCGCTCGTGCTGCTGCTGCTGCTCGCACTCGCCGCGGTGCCGGGTTCGCTCGTGCCGCAGCGCAGCTCCGACCCGAACGGCGTCAACCAGTACCGCATCGACAACCCCGACGCCTTCGAGGTGCTCGACAAGCTCGGGGTGTTCTCCACCTTCAGCTCGCCGTGGTTCTCGGCCATCTACCTGCTGCTGTTCATCTCGCTCGTCGGCTGCATCATCCCGCGCACGAAGCACCACCTCGACGCCTTGCGCGCCCGCCCGCCGAAGACCCCGGCGCGCCTCGCCCGGCTCGTCGGTTTCACCGAGCGCACGAGCACGGCGGATGCCGAGGCGGCCGTCGAGGAGGCCCGCGCCGTGCTGCGCGGGGCCGGCTACCGCGTGGAACGGTACGGGGACTCGATCTCGGCCGAGCGCGGCTATCTGCGCGAGACGGGCAACCTGGTGTTCCACACCGCCCTCGTGGGGGTGCTCCTCACGGTGGGGCTGGGCAGCGGCTTCGGCTACAACGGCCAGCGCGTGATCATCCAGGACACCGCCTTCACCAACTCGCTCGCGAGCTACGACTCGTTCATCCCGGGACGCTTCTTCACGGAGAGCGCGCTCGAGCCGTTCTCGGTGCGCCTCGACGACTTCGACGGGCGCTACCAGCTGGATCCGGCGTCCCTGCAGTACCACCCGCTCGACTACACCGCGCACCTCTCGGTGCGCACCCCCGGCACCGACTGGACCGCGGGCGAGCTCAAGGTGAACGCCCCGCTCGAGGTGGGCGGCACCAAGATGTACCTGCTCGGCAACGGCTACGCGCCGATCGTGACGGTGAGGAACGCGGACGGCGACGTCGCCTTCTCGGGTCCGGTCGCCTTCCTGCCCCAGGACGCCAACCTGCGCAGCCTCGGCGTCATCAAGGTGCCCGACGGGCTCGACGCCCAGCTCGGCATGCTCGCCTTCTTCTACCCCGACCCGGCCCCCGTGGGAGACGGCACCTACACCTCGCTCTCGCCCTACGCGGGCGACTCGAGCCTGCTGACGGTCACGGTGTACCGCGGCGACCTCGGCCTCGACGAGGGGGGCAGCGTCAACGCCTACGCGCTCGACACCGACGATCTCACCCCGCTCGCCGGGCCGAAGGCCGACGTGAAGGCGCTCGAGCTGACGCAGGGCGAGACGGTCGAGCTGCCCGAGGGGCTCGGCACGATCGAGTTCACCGGTCTCAAGCGCTTCGTGAGCGTCGACTTCCACCACGATCCCACCGAGGGCTGGGTGCTCCTGTTCGCGCTGCTCATCCTCGGCGGGCTGCTCACGAGCCTGTTCATCCCGCGGCGCCGGATGTGGATCAAGGCCGTGCCCGACGGTGCCGGGGTGCGCCTCGAGTACGCGGGCCTCGCGCGCGGGGAGGACCCGACCCTCGCCGCCGCGGTCGCCGAGATCGCCCGCAGACACGCTGAGAGGCTCGAACGTAGGATGAACGCGTGA
- a CDS encoding glutaredoxin family protein, which translates to MPTPRLTLLGKPGCHLCDDARAIVLEVAGERGLALEERNILDDETLLDRYAEEIPVVLIDDRVHTIWRVDADRLRRALDERQNPA; encoded by the coding sequence GTGCCCACGCCGCGCCTCACCCTGCTCGGGAAGCCCGGATGCCATCTGTGCGACGACGCCCGGGCGATCGTGCTCGAGGTGGCGGGGGAGCGCGGGCTCGCGCTCGAGGAGCGCAACATCCTCGACGACGAGACGCTCCTGGATCGGTACGCCGAGGAGATCCCGGTGGTGCTCATCGACGACCGTGTGCACACCATCTGGCGCGTCGATGCCGACCGGCTGCGGCGCGCCCTCGACGAGAGGCAGAACCCCGCATGA
- a CDS encoding TlpA family protein disulfide reductase yields the protein MSTRATPARRLGVRLAVPAVALAALLAGCTEQASHLTEVYEQGAGDYVSGDGRIITLAADKRDPAVEFAGTLDTGEAFSSADVAGRVVVVNFWYAACPPCREEAPELEKLRAQFEANGAEASIVGVNVSDTADVALGFEKDHGVGYPSIVDAADNAVQLAFADNRLPQNSVPTTLILDRQGRVAARVSGLITSPSVVSDIVDTLLAEKA from the coding sequence GTGAGTACCCGCGCCACACCCGCCCGCCGCCTCGGCGTGCGCCTCGCCGTACCCGCCGTCGCCCTCGCGGCGCTCCTCGCCGGATGCACCGAGCAGGCGAGTCACCTCACCGAGGTGTACGAGCAGGGCGCGGGCGACTACGTCTCGGGCGATGGACGCATCATCACGCTCGCCGCCGACAAGCGCGACCCCGCGGTCGAGTTCGCCGGCACCCTCGACACGGGCGAGGCCTTCTCGTCCGCGGATGTGGCCGGCCGGGTCGTCGTCGTCAACTTCTGGTACGCGGCCTGCCCGCCCTGCCGCGAGGAGGCGCCCGAGCTCGAGAAGCTGCGTGCCCAGTTCGAGGCGAACGGCGCCGAGGCGTCGATCGTCGGGGTCAACGTGAGCGACACCGCGGATGTCGCCCTCGGCTTCGAGAAGGACCACGGCGTGGGCTACCCCTCGATCGTCGACGCCGCCGACAACGCCGTGCAGCTGGCCTTCGCCGACAACCGGCTCCCGCAGAACTCCGTTCCGACCACGCTCATCCTGGATCGCCAGGGGCGGGTGGCGGCGCGCGTGAGCGGCCTCATCACGAGCCCGAGCGTCGTCTCCGACATCGTCGACACCCTGCTCGCCGAGAAGGCCTGA
- the aspS gene encoding aspartate--tRNA(Asn) ligase, protein MTARTLVKNLAAAADGPATVSGWVETVRDQKKVQFVVLRDESGAVQLVHPRTDVEEPGSDPLATTISGLTTGSFLTVSGELKHDERVKLGGLEVKIETLERASTALDLPIAEDSSIDKRLDWRFLDLRRPEQNLVFRVQTTFLHALRSWWVENDFIEIHTPKLMASASESRAELFEVEYFETKAYLAQSPQFFKQMAQPAGFGKVFEVAPAFRADPSFTSRHATEFISVDAEISWVDSHEDVMRMHEQLLVAGLTAVKEKHGAEIEAAFGVEVSVPATPFPRIPLAEAHRILESRGYTVPRADGDLDPEGERRLSEYVREEFGHEFVFVTDYATGIRPFYHMRHEGDPSLTNSYDLLFNGTEVSTGAQREHRIEVLVAQAKDKGLDPEELGFYLDFFRYGVPPHGGFGMGLSRVIMLLLHQSSIREVTYLFRGPNRLTP, encoded by the coding sequence GTGACCGCACGCACCCTCGTCAAGAACCTCGCCGCCGCAGCCGACGGGCCCGCCACCGTCTCGGGATGGGTCGAGACGGTGCGCGATCAGAAGAAGGTGCAGTTCGTGGTGCTGCGCGACGAGTCGGGCGCCGTGCAGCTCGTGCACCCGCGCACGGATGTCGAGGAGCCCGGCAGTGACCCGCTCGCCACCACGATCTCCGGCCTCACCACCGGCAGCTTCCTCACCGTCAGCGGCGAGCTCAAGCACGACGAGCGCGTCAAGCTGGGCGGGCTCGAGGTGAAGATCGAGACGCTCGAACGGGCGTCGACGGCCCTCGACCTGCCGATCGCCGAGGACTCGTCGATCGACAAGCGCCTCGATTGGCGCTTCCTCGACCTGCGCCGCCCCGAGCAGAACCTCGTCTTCCGCGTGCAGACCACCTTCCTGCACGCGCTGCGCAGCTGGTGGGTCGAGAACGACTTCATCGAGATCCACACCCCGAAGCTCATGGCCTCCGCCTCCGAGAGCCGCGCCGAGCTGTTCGAGGTGGAGTACTTCGAGACCAAGGCCTACCTCGCGCAGAGCCCCCAGTTCTTCAAGCAGATGGCGCAGCCGGCCGGTTTCGGCAAGGTCTTCGAGGTGGCGCCCGCGTTCCGCGCCGACCCGAGCTTCACCTCCCGCCACGCCACCGAGTTCATCTCGGTCGACGCCGAGATCAGCTGGGTCGACTCCCACGAGGACGTCATGCGGATGCACGAGCAGCTGCTCGTCGCGGGCCTCACCGCCGTGAAGGAGAAGCACGGCGCCGAGATCGAGGCCGCGTTCGGCGTCGAGGTCAGCGTGCCGGCCACCCCGTTCCCGCGCATCCCGCTCGCCGAAGCCCACCGCATCCTGGAGTCCCGCGGCTACACCGTGCCGCGCGCCGACGGCGACCTCGACCCCGAAGGCGAGCGCCGCCTCTCCGAGTACGTGCGAGAGGAGTTCGGCCACGAATTCGTGTTCGTCACGGACTACGCGACCGGGATCCGGCCGTTCTACCACATGCGCCACGAGGGCGACCCGAGCCTCACGAACAGCTACGACCTGCTGTTCAACGGCACCGAGGTGTCGACGGGTGCCCAGCGCGAGCACCGCATCGAGGTGCTCGTCGCGCAGGCGAAGGACAAGGGCCTCGACCCGGAGGAGCTGGGCTTCTACCTCGACTTCTTCCGCTACGGCGTGCCGCCGCACGGCGGATTCGGGATGGGCCTCAGCCGCGTCATCATGCTGCTGCTGCACCAGAGCTCGATCCGCGAGGTCACCTACCTCTTCCGCGGGCCGAACCGCCTCACGCCGTAG
- a CDS encoding LLM class flavin-dependent oxidoreductase — MPDYGHPLRFGTFITPTAARPQNPVALAQLSEQLGYELVTFQDHPYQAAFLDTWTLLSWVAAQTSRIHVAANVHNLPLRPPAVLARSAASLDLLSGGRFELGLGAGGFADAVASMGGPRRTPGEGVAALEEALPIIRGIWDAAERSPLRVAGEHYRVEGAKRGPAPAHDIPIWVGALKPRMLRLIARAGDGWLPSLPYLEPGGFAAGNAVIDAAAGEAGRDPREIRRLLNIGGRFQDRDGGFLQGPPGQWVEQLLPFVVDDGASTLILMGDDPATLERFAEEVAPVLREAVAAERAERGTAVSDRIRGAAALAARRPGIAYDELPPALAENAVEPGDPEYRAVRSGYLRGGSPGLVLRPRNVDEVVQAVAFAREHREVPLGVRSGGHGISGRSTNDGGLVLDVSALDAVEVLDVDRRLVRVGPGARWQEVAAALEPYGWAITSGDYGGVGVGGLATAGGVGYFAREHGLTIDAMRAAELVLADGSIVRVDAEHDPELFWGVRGAGANLGVATAFEFEAFEAREVGWAQLAFDASDTASFLERWAATMEAAPRDISGEVILGAPRGDTMYAQALLLVDSDDPDTILERVQPFAELAPLVGQSVQLAPYAAVIANAAGESNGGSGSPVSRGGLVEHVTHELAEALAGMLHSGRVHFFQVRAVGGAVSDVPEDATAYAHRSANFSLAAMSGSASWLVEQWDALEHHILGVYLSFEADPRGDRVERAFPPATLARLRTLKARVDPTALFRDNFAVIPEGAIAARS, encoded by the coding sequence ATGCCCGACTACGGCCATCCCCTTCGCTTCGGAACCTTCATCACGCCCACCGCCGCGCGTCCGCAGAACCCGGTCGCGCTCGCGCAGCTGAGCGAGCAGCTCGGCTACGAGCTCGTGACCTTCCAGGACCACCCCTATCAGGCGGCGTTCCTCGACACCTGGACCCTGCTCAGCTGGGTCGCCGCCCAGACCTCCCGCATCCACGTCGCGGCCAACGTGCACAACCTGCCGCTGCGTCCGCCCGCCGTGCTCGCGCGTTCGGCCGCGAGCCTCGACCTGCTCTCCGGCGGCCGCTTCGAGCTCGGCCTCGGCGCCGGTGGCTTCGCGGATGCGGTCGCCTCGATGGGCGGCCCGCGCCGCACTCCGGGTGAGGGGGTCGCGGCGCTCGAGGAGGCGCTGCCGATCATCCGCGGCATCTGGGATGCCGCCGAGCGCAGCCCGCTGCGGGTCGCGGGCGAGCACTACCGCGTGGAGGGCGCCAAGCGCGGCCCCGCGCCCGCCCACGACATCCCGATCTGGGTCGGCGCCCTCAAGCCCCGCATGCTGCGGCTCATCGCGCGCGCGGGCGACGGCTGGCTGCCGAGCCTGCCGTATCTGGAGCCCGGCGGGTTTGCGGCCGGCAACGCGGTCATCGACGCGGCCGCCGGCGAGGCGGGGCGGGACCCGCGCGAGATCCGGCGGCTGCTCAACATCGGCGGACGGTTCCAGGATCGCGACGGCGGGTTCCTGCAGGGCCCGCCCGGGCAGTGGGTCGAGCAACTGCTGCCGTTCGTCGTCGACGACGGAGCCTCGACGCTCATCCTCATGGGCGACGACCCCGCGACGCTCGAACGTTTCGCCGAGGAGGTCGCGCCCGTTCTGCGGGAGGCGGTCGCCGCCGAGCGCGCAGAGCGCGGCACCGCGGTGAGCGACCGCATCCGCGGTGCCGCGGCGCTCGCCGCTCGCCGCCCCGGCATCGCCTACGACGAACTGCCGCCCGCGCTCGCCGAGAACGCGGTCGAACCGGGCGACCCCGAGTACCGAGCCGTGCGCTCGGGCTACCTGCGCGGCGGATCGCCGGGGCTCGTGCTGCGTCCGCGGAACGTGGACGAGGTGGTGCAGGCGGTCGCATTCGCGCGCGAGCACCGCGAGGTGCCGCTCGGCGTGCGCAGCGGCGGCCACGGCATCAGCGGGCGTTCCACGAATGACGGCGGCCTGGTGCTGGATGTCTCGGCGCTCGACGCGGTCGAGGTGCTCGACGTGGATCGTCGGCTCGTGCGGGTGGGCCCGGGGGCGCGCTGGCAGGAGGTGGCGGCGGCACTCGAGCCGTACGGCTGGGCCATCACCTCGGGGGACTACGGCGGCGTCGGGGTGGGCGGGCTCGCGACGGCGGGCGGCGTCGGCTACTTCGCGCGCGAGCACGGCCTCACGATCGACGCGATGCGGGCGGCCGAGCTCGTGCTCGCCGACGGCAGCATCGTCCGGGTCGACGCCGAGCACGACCCGGAGCTGTTCTGGGGCGTGCGCGGAGCCGGCGCCAACCTCGGCGTCGCGACCGCCTTCGAGTTCGAGGCGTTCGAGGCCCGCGAGGTGGGCTGGGCGCAACTCGCCTTCGACGCATCCGACACCGCGAGCTTCCTCGAACGCTGGGCGGCGACGATGGAGGCGGCCCCGCGCGACATCTCGGGCGAGGTCATCCTGGGTGCGCCGCGCGGCGACACGATGTACGCGCAGGCGCTGCTGCTCGTCGACTCCGACGACCCCGACACGATCCTCGAGCGCGTGCAGCCCTTCGCCGAGCTCGCGCCGCTCGTGGGCCAGTCCGTGCAGCTCGCGCCCTACGCCGCCGTGATCGCGAACGCGGCGGGCGAGTCGAACGGCGGCAGCGGCAGCCCGGTCTCGCGGGGCGGCCTCGTCGAGCATGTGACGCACGAGCTCGCCGAAGCGCTCGCGGGGATGCTGCATTCGGGTCGCGTGCACTTCTTCCAGGTGCGCGCGGTGGGGGGCGCCGTCTCCGACGTGCCCGAGGACGCCACGGCGTACGCGCATCGCTCCGCGAACTTCTCGCTCGCCGCGATGTCGGGCAGCGCGTCCTGGCTGGTCGAGCAGTGGGATGCGCTCGAGCACCACATCCTCGGTGTCTACCTGAGCTTCGAGGCCGACCCGCGCGGCGACCGCGTCGAGCGCGCCTTCCCGCCCGCGACTCTCGCGCGCCTCCGCACGCTCAAGGCGCGCGTCGACCCCACCGCGCTGTTCCGCGACAACTTCGCCGTCATCCCGGAGGGGGCGATCGCAGCCCGCTCCTAG
- a CDS encoding winged helix-turn-helix transcriptional regulator, giving the protein MASETDILHIDDDACRRFQTTAELAGRRWSPGIMLAIGRGAARFSAIVAAVDGLSDRMAAQRLRELEHAGLVERRVIPSTPVQVRYRLTQPGLELLRSLQPLVAWGLRWGDLATDPATDHAAVHAPDHAPVAQRDAS; this is encoded by the coding sequence GTGGCTTCCGAGACCGACATCCTGCACATCGACGACGACGCCTGCCGTCGCTTCCAGACCACCGCGGAGCTCGCGGGGCGCCGCTGGAGCCCCGGGATCATGCTCGCGATCGGGCGGGGCGCGGCGCGTTTCAGCGCGATCGTCGCGGCCGTCGACGGGCTCTCCGACCGGATGGCCGCGCAGCGGCTGCGGGAGCTCGAGCACGCCGGCCTCGTCGAGCGCCGCGTCATCCCCTCGACGCCCGTGCAGGTGCGCTACCGGCTCACCCAGCCGGGCCTCGAACTGCTGAGATCGCTCCAGCCGCTCGTCGCATGGGGTCTGCGCTGGGGTGACCTCGCCACCGACCCCGCCACCGACCACGCCGCCGTCCACGCCCCCGATCACGCCCCCGTCGCGCAGCGCGACGCCTCCTGA
- a CDS encoding cytochrome c biogenesis CcdA family protein codes for MGPGDIIVSGGLWLAVPIALAAGLLSFLSPCVLPLVPGYLGYVSGVANGAPRTRSRMVLGAALFIAGFSAVFMVVFVLAGAAGRFLLEYGELLMRIGGVLIILLGLVFIGQVTVLQRQLKPGWQPRTGLIGAPLLGILFAIGWTPCVGPTLIAVGFLAGYGGDPGRAALIGLAYCIGLGLPFVLVALGFGWVGSSVGWFRRHIRAVNIAGGALLVLIGLLMVSGLWGVIMSHLGTVINGFTPAL; via the coding sequence GTGGGGCCGGGCGACATCATCGTGAGCGGCGGGCTGTGGCTCGCCGTGCCGATCGCGCTCGCCGCGGGGCTGCTGTCGTTCCTCTCGCCCTGCGTGCTGCCGCTCGTGCCCGGCTACCTCGGCTACGTCTCGGGCGTCGCGAACGGCGCGCCCCGCACCCGCTCGCGGATGGTGCTCGGCGCCGCGCTGTTCATCGCGGGGTTCAGTGCCGTCTTCATGGTGGTGTTCGTGCTCGCCGGTGCCGCGGGCCGCTTCCTGCTGGAATACGGCGAGCTGCTGATGCGGATCGGCGGGGTGCTCATCATCCTGCTCGGCCTGGTCTTCATCGGCCAGGTCACCGTGCTGCAGCGGCAGCTCAAGCCCGGCTGGCAGCCCCGCACCGGGCTCATCGGGGCGCCGCTGCTCGGCATCCTGTTCGCCATCGGCTGGACCCCGTGCGTCGGCCCGACCCTCATCGCCGTCGGGTTCCTCGCCGGCTACGGGGGGGATCCGGGGCGTGCCGCCCTCATCGGTCTCGCGTACTGCATCGGCCTCGGCCTGCCGTTCGTGCTCGTGGCGCTCGGCTTCGGCTGGGTCGGTTCGAGCGTCGGATGGTTCCGCCGCCACATCCGGGCCGTGAACATCGCGGGCGGTGCCCTGCTCGTGCTCATCGGCCTGCTCATGGTCTCCGGGCTGTGGGGCGTCATCATGTCGCACCTGGGGACGGTGATCAATGGCTTCACCCCCGCGCTCTGA
- a CDS encoding YegP family protein, with amino-acid sequence MRFQIVRSKNPTQPYFWRIVSESGQTVAVSGNYVAKASAVSMVEAVMRSIPRAVVEDLTAMQESPLRQSA; translated from the coding sequence ATGCGTTTTCAGATCGTGCGCAGCAAGAACCCCACGCAGCCGTACTTCTGGCGGATCGTCTCGGAGAGCGGGCAGACCGTCGCCGTGAGCGGCAACTACGTCGCCAAGGCGTCGGCGGTGAGCATGGTCGAGGCGGTCATGCGCTCGATCCCGCGTGCGGTGGTGGAGGACCTCACGGCGATGCAGGAGTCGCCGCTGCGCCAGTCGGCGTGA
- a CDS encoding histidine phosphatase family protein, which yields MSADLVHLVRHGEVENPDRILYGRLPGYGLSALGHRMAQLASDSLAGRPITRLVASPLQRTRESAAPWAARFALETELDPRLIEPANRFEGGNVRRGLRNPRNWPYLVGPWRPTWGEAYVSIRARMMDAIAQAHAGTPGGEVVLVSHQLPIWMVARTVAGKPLMHDPRTRRCSLSSITTLAWDGEGFVEVDYQEPAAELLAQSIDLGAV from the coding sequence GTGAGCGCCGACCTCGTGCATCTCGTCCGCCACGGCGAGGTCGAGAACCCCGACCGCATCCTCTACGGGCGCCTCCCCGGCTACGGCCTGTCGGCCCTCGGGCACCGGATGGCGCAGCTGGCCTCCGACTCGCTCGCCGGGCGCCCCATCACGCGCCTCGTCGCGAGCCCCCTGCAGCGCACCCGCGAATCCGCGGCGCCCTGGGCGGCGCGCTTCGCTCTCGAGACCGAGCTCGACCCGCGGCTCATCGAGCCCGCCAACCGCTTCGAGGGCGGCAACGTGCGTCGCGGCCTCAGGAACCCGCGCAACTGGCCCTACCTCGTGGGTCCGTGGCGCCCCACCTGGGGCGAGGCCTACGTCTCCATCCGGGCCCGGATGATGGACGCCATCGCGCAGGCGCACGCCGGCACCCCGGGCGGCGAGGTGGTTCTGGTCAGCCACCAGCTGCCCATCTGGATGGTCGCCCGCACGGTCGCCGGCAAGCCGCTCATGCACGATCCGCGCACCCGGCGCTGCTCCCTCTCGAGCATCACGACGCTCGCCTGGGACGGCGAGGGGTTCGTCGAGGTGGACTATCAGGAACCTGCGGCAGAGTTGCTTGCGCAGTCCATCGATCTGGGAGCCGTGTGA